In one Diprion similis isolate iyDipSimi1 chromosome 6, iyDipSimi1.1, whole genome shotgun sequence genomic region, the following are encoded:
- the LOC124407782 gene encoding 1-phosphatidylinositol 4,5-bisphosphate phosphodiesterase classes I and II isoform X3 → MAGTKSVANVVQIKPVEVSQQLQDGEKFVKWDEDSGVGTPVTLRVDKFGFYLHWVDQNNEMDMLDISTIRDTRTGKYAKIPKDPKLKSLVTMGSQDSLEEKTVTVCYGSDFVNVTFINFCTTRAEIARHWTDQLLKVAYNLTQLNTSSIMFLQKAHTKLSLTADKSGKVAIKNVIRMFAQNKEDRKRVEKALDISGMPSGKNDAISLQKFQFEDFFNFYKSLTQRTEVEKVFDEIVGNAKRRLMSAAQLVEFLNKTQRDPRLNEILYPYANTARAKDIINEYEPNKYNAGRGYLSFDGFLRYLMSEDNPIMAVSKFDLSDDMDQPLAHYFINSSHNTYLTGHQITGKSSVEIYRQCLLAGCRCVELDFWNGRFDEPMIVHGYTFVPEIYARDVIEAIAESAFKTSEYPVVLSFENHCNPRQQAKIAQYCREYFGDMLLDAPLESHKLEPGQELPPPSSLKRKIIIKNKKKHHHHHHHKKHHKKQQAHSQDSGEGSQEADDNGLVNNGAEGESGPPPDIIPQNEVVDGVVIGAAPTEQQVGNGDIPRAPLLQQRQGSKDSTQEDDDEDEESTTDEEESNVEDIKLSIGDKIPVPDKVATAATAKETEAGAEISALVNYVQPVHFSSFENAEKKNRMYEMSSFDEKQATTLLKERPLEFVNYNKHQLSRVYPAGTRFDSSNFMPQVFWNAGCQLVALNYQTLDLAMQLNLGIFEYNHRCGYLLKPEFMRRKDRRLDPFAESTVDGIIAGTVHIHVISAQFLTDKRVGTYVEVDMYGLPADTVRKKFRTKIVQNNGINPVYDDPPFIFKKVVLPELASLRIAAYEDSGRLIGHRVLPVVGLCPGYRHVALRTECGQPLPLASLFLHVIVKDYVPDGLCDFAEALANPIKYQSELEKRTNQLSVFTDDVDELTEGDLEDKDKFGTGASSSKSTDELSKAKRLQSISESTGSLPMSGSPHGRSSIVGILNSPETQEQDESPNASTLQPAESSATKSPVNTSSVNDEIVADSFEKLMENKLIKDKKMELDKKLESLRKKHEKEKMRIQSQKGSLDGEKHRSKFYVSQMLVKRLSSKNIFSSEVGLSTQLLAETSECSEAEQRDGVEGIPRGLPRSQSERLLAVCKEHVLQERELQEKYHESLFATLEKIMKVSQSNQLKLLKENRQREREEALKKLQATRQDQVKQLAKLHRDKGELDRVKRELAKSTVEKEIGDRLLCLPGCQYCVGVRNM, encoded by the exons GATCCGAAATTGAAATCCCTTGTAACAATGGGCTCTCAAGATTCCCTTGAGGAGAAGACTGTAACGGTGTGTTACGGCTCTGACTTTGTCAACGTGacgtttatcaatttttgcacaaCACGAGCTGAAATCGCACGACATTGGACGGATCAGCTGTTGAAAGTTGCTTACAACTTGACACAACTTAACACGAGCTCAATAATGTTCTTACAAAAAGCGCACACTAAGCTTTCTTTAACAGCTGACAAGTCTGGAAAGGTTGCAATTAAAAA TGTGATAAGAATGTTCGCACAAAATAAAGAAGACCGCAAACGTGTTGAAAAAGCACTTGATATTTCCGGCATGCCTTCTGGCAAG aatgATGCAATATCTTTGCAGAAATTTCAGTTTGaagatttcttcaatttttataaatcccTCACTCAGCGTACCGAGGTAGAAAAAGTGTTTGATGAAATTGTGGGCAATGCGAAGCGCCGACTAATGTCAGCTGCACAGCTTGTAGAGTTTCTAAACAAAACTCAAAGGGATCCACGATTGAATGAGATTTTATATCCGTATGCAAATACAGCGCGGGCAAAGGATATTATCAACGAGTACGAACCAAACAAGTACAACGCAGGAAGAGGATACCTTAGTTTTGACGGTTTTCTCAGGTACTTAATGAGCGAGGATAATCCCATTATGGCTGTATCAAAATTTGATCTTTCCGACGACATGGATCAGCCACTAGCTCACTATTTCATCAATTCAAGCCACAACACTTACCTCACAG GACATCAAATAACTGGTAAAAGTTCAGTTGAGATCTATCGGCAGTGTTTGTTAGCTGGATGTCGTTGTGTGGAGTTGGATTTCTGGAACGGCAGATTTGATGAACCCATGATTGTTCACGG ATACACATTTGTGCCTGAAATATATGCACGGGACGTGATAGAGGCGATAGCTGAGAGTGCCTTCAAGACTTCAGAATATCCGGTCGTCCTCAGTTTTGAAAACCATTGCAATCCCAGACAGCAAGCAAAAATAGCACAGTATTGCAGAGAGTATTTTGGCGACATGCTGCTCGATGCTCCTCTTGAATCTCACAAG TTAGAACCTGGACAAGAACTTCCACCGCCGTCGTCGTTGAagcgtaaaataataataaagaacaaaaagaaacatcaccatcatcatcatcataagAAACATCACAAGAAGCAACAAGCACATTCGCAGGATTCCGGCGAGGGTTCGCAGGAAGCCGATGACAACGGACTTGTCAACAACGGAGCTGAGGGCGAGAGTGGACCACCGCCTGATATCATACCGCAAAACGAAGTTGTGGATGGAGTCGTCATCGGAGCCGCTCCAACTGAGCAGCAAGTTGGAAATGGAGACATTCCTCGCGCTCCTTTGCTCCAACAGAGGCAGGGAAGCAAGGACAGTACGCAAGAAGACGATG acgaggacgaggagtCCACCACTGACGAAGAAGAGTCAAACGTCGAAGATATAAAACTGAGTATCGGTGACAAAATCCCTGTGCCTGACAAGGTAGCGACAGCTGCTACTGCAAAGGAAACTGAGGCGGGAGCCGAGATATCGGCTCTTGTTAACTATGTGCAACCCGTGCATTTTAGCAGTTTTGAAAATGCTGAGA AGAAAAATCGCATGTACGAAATGTCTTCGTTTGACGAGAAACAAGCAACAACACTGTTGAAGGAGAGGCCATTGGAGTTCGTAAATTACAACAAACACCAGCTTTCCAGGGTTTATCCCGCCGGGACCAGATTCGATTCCAGCAACTTTATGCCTCAGGTGTTTTGGAACGCTGGCTGCCAGCTGGTTGCATTAAATTACCAAACTCTAG ATCTTGCCATGCAACTCAACTTGGGGATTTTCGAGTACAACCATCGTTGCGGATACCTCCTGAAACCAGAATTCATGAGACGAAAGGATCGGCGATTGGATCCCTTTGCTGAGTCAACTGTTGACGGTATAATAGCTGGAACTGTACACATACACGTGATTTCGGCACAATTTTTAACAGACAAGAGAGTTGGCACTTACGTTGAGGTCGATATGTACGGGCTACCAGCGGACACAGTGAGAAAGAAGTTCAGGACTAAAATCGTCCAGAATAACGGAATAAACCCGGTTTATGATGACCCGccattcattttcaaaaag GTTGTTCTGCCGGAACTCGCATCTCTCCGAATAGCTGCCTACGAGGACTCAGGTCGACTGATCGGACATAGAGTGCTGCCAGTCGTTGGTTTGTGTCCCGGATATAGACATGTCGCTTTGAGAACTGAATGTGGTCAACCACTGCCTTTGGCTAGCCTGTTTCTGCACGTAATCGTCAAGGATTACGTACCCGATGGACTTTGCGACTTTGCTGAAGCGTTAGCCAATCCGATTAAATACCAAAGTGAATTAGAGAAAAGGACTAATCAGCTGTCTGTCTTCACAGACGATGTCGATGAACTCACGGAAGGCGATTTGGAA GATAAGGATAAGTTTGGCACAGGGGCAAGTTCCTCAAAATCAACA GATGAGTTGTCGAAGGCAAAACGCTTGCAGTCCATCAGTGAATCAACTGGATCGTTGCCGATGTCTGGCAGTCCGCACGGCAGATCGTCCATAGTGGGGATCCTCAACTCTCCCGAAACTCAAGAACAAGACGAGAGCCCAAATGCTTCCACATTACAACCAGCGGAAAGTTCTGCGACGAAAAGTCCTGTAAATACAAGTAGTG TGAACGATGAGATAGTTGCCGATTCGTTCGAAAAGTTAATGGAGAACAAACTGATTAAGGATAAAAAGATGGAGTTGGATAAAAAACTGGAATCGTTGAGGAAAAAACACGAGAAG GAAAAGATGAGAATACAGTCGCAGAAAGGATCACTGGACGGTGAAAAGCACAGATCTAAATTTTACGTGAGCCAGATGTTGGTAAAGCGACTTTCGAGTAAAAACAT ATTCTCAAGCGAAGTTGGACTTAGCACCCAACTGCTCGCTGAAACCTCTGAATGTTCCGAGGCAGAGCAGCGCGACGGAGTTGAGGGAATTCCGCGAGGATTACCTAGAAGTCAAAGCGAGAGGCTGTTGGCAGTGTGCAAAGAGCATGTGCTGCAGGAGCGGGAACTTCAAGAGAAATATCATGAGAGTTTGTTTGCaacgcttgaaaaaattatgaaagttTCACAGTCAAATcagttgaaattattaaaagaGAATcgtcagagagagagagaagaggcATTGAAAAAACTCCAGGCTACTAGGCAGGATCAG GTGAAACAGCTCGCCAAGCTTCATAGAGACAAGGGTGAATTGGACAGAGTTAAACGTGAGCTGGCTAAGTCTACGGTTGAAAAAG AGATCGGCGATAGACTTTTGTGTTTACCAGGGTGCCAATATTGTGTCGGTGTTCGaaatatgtaa
- the LOC124407782 gene encoding 1-phosphatidylinositol 4,5-bisphosphate phosphodiesterase classes I and II isoform X2, protein MAGTKSVANVVQIKPVEVSQQLQDGEKFVKWDEDSGVGTPVTLRVDKFGFYLHWVDQNNEMDMLDISTIRDTRTGKYAKIPKDPKLKSLVTMGSQDSLEEKTVTVCYGSDFVNVTFINFCTTRAEIARHWTDQLLKVAYNLTQLNTSSIMFLQKAHTKLSLTADKSGKVAIKNVIRMFAQNKEDRKRVEKALDISGMPSGKNDAISLQKFQFEDFFNFYKSLTQRTEVEKVFDEIVGNAKRRLMSAAQLVEFLNKTQRDPRLNEILYPYANTARAKDIINEYEPNKYNAGRGYLSFDGFLRYLMSEDNPIMAVSKFDLSDDMDQPLAHYFINSSHNTYLTGHQITGKSSVEIYRQCLLAGCRCVELDFWNGRFDEPMIVHGYTFVPEIYARDVIEAIAESAFKTSEYPVVLSFENHCNPRQQAKIAQYCREYFGDMLLDAPLESHKLEPGQELPPPSSLKRKIIIKNKKKHHHHHHHKKHHKKQQAHSQDSGEGSQEADDNGLVNNGAEGESGPPPDIIPQNEVVDGVVIGAAPTEQQVGNGDIPRAPLLQQRQGSKDSTQEDDDEDEESTTDEEESNVEDIKLSIGDKIPVPDKVATAATAKETEAGAEISALVNYVQPVHFSSFENAEKKNRMYEMSSFDEKQATTLLKERPLEFVNYNKHQLSRVYPAGTRFDSSNFMPQVFWNAGCQLVALNYQTLDLAMQLNLGIFEYNHRCGYLLKPEFMRRKDRRLDPFAESTVDGIIAGTVHIHVISAQFLTDKRVGTYVEVDMYGLPADTVRKKFRTKIVQNNGINPVYDDPPFIFKKVVLPELASLRIAAYEDSGRLIGHRVLPVVGLCPGYRHVALRTECGQPLPLASLFLHVIVKDYVPDGLCDFAEALANPIKYQSELEKRTNQLSVFTDDVDELTEGDLEDELSKAKRLQSISESTGSLPMSGSPHGRSSIVGILNSPETQEQDESPNASTLQPAESSATKSPVNTSSVNDEIVADSFEKLMENKLIKDKKMELDKKLESLRKKHEKEKMRIQSQKGSLDGEKHRSKFYVSQMLVKRLSSKNIFSSEVGLSTQLLAETSECSEAEQRDGVEGIPRGLPRSQSERLLAVCKEHVLQERELQEKYHESLFATLEKIMKVSQSNQLKLLKENRQREREEALKKLQATRQDQVKQLAKLHRDKGELDRVKRELAKSTVEKGVIECTKLKEIYEKKRVELERQHEEVRQRLEDEKAKVKAALQAEYNNRYSKFEITEFTLSPSGGSSIPESLSGNTN, encoded by the exons GATCCGAAATTGAAATCCCTTGTAACAATGGGCTCTCAAGATTCCCTTGAGGAGAAGACTGTAACGGTGTGTTACGGCTCTGACTTTGTCAACGTGacgtttatcaatttttgcacaaCACGAGCTGAAATCGCACGACATTGGACGGATCAGCTGTTGAAAGTTGCTTACAACTTGACACAACTTAACACGAGCTCAATAATGTTCTTACAAAAAGCGCACACTAAGCTTTCTTTAACAGCTGACAAGTCTGGAAAGGTTGCAATTAAAAA TGTGATAAGAATGTTCGCACAAAATAAAGAAGACCGCAAACGTGTTGAAAAAGCACTTGATATTTCCGGCATGCCTTCTGGCAAG aatgATGCAATATCTTTGCAGAAATTTCAGTTTGaagatttcttcaatttttataaatcccTCACTCAGCGTACCGAGGTAGAAAAAGTGTTTGATGAAATTGTGGGCAATGCGAAGCGCCGACTAATGTCAGCTGCACAGCTTGTAGAGTTTCTAAACAAAACTCAAAGGGATCCACGATTGAATGAGATTTTATATCCGTATGCAAATACAGCGCGGGCAAAGGATATTATCAACGAGTACGAACCAAACAAGTACAACGCAGGAAGAGGATACCTTAGTTTTGACGGTTTTCTCAGGTACTTAATGAGCGAGGATAATCCCATTATGGCTGTATCAAAATTTGATCTTTCCGACGACATGGATCAGCCACTAGCTCACTATTTCATCAATTCAAGCCACAACACTTACCTCACAG GACATCAAATAACTGGTAAAAGTTCAGTTGAGATCTATCGGCAGTGTTTGTTAGCTGGATGTCGTTGTGTGGAGTTGGATTTCTGGAACGGCAGATTTGATGAACCCATGATTGTTCACGG ATACACATTTGTGCCTGAAATATATGCACGGGACGTGATAGAGGCGATAGCTGAGAGTGCCTTCAAGACTTCAGAATATCCGGTCGTCCTCAGTTTTGAAAACCATTGCAATCCCAGACAGCAAGCAAAAATAGCACAGTATTGCAGAGAGTATTTTGGCGACATGCTGCTCGATGCTCCTCTTGAATCTCACAAG TTAGAACCTGGACAAGAACTTCCACCGCCGTCGTCGTTGAagcgtaaaataataataaagaacaaaaagaaacatcaccatcatcatcatcataagAAACATCACAAGAAGCAACAAGCACATTCGCAGGATTCCGGCGAGGGTTCGCAGGAAGCCGATGACAACGGACTTGTCAACAACGGAGCTGAGGGCGAGAGTGGACCACCGCCTGATATCATACCGCAAAACGAAGTTGTGGATGGAGTCGTCATCGGAGCCGCTCCAACTGAGCAGCAAGTTGGAAATGGAGACATTCCTCGCGCTCCTTTGCTCCAACAGAGGCAGGGAAGCAAGGACAGTACGCAAGAAGACGATG acgaggacgaggagtCCACCACTGACGAAGAAGAGTCAAACGTCGAAGATATAAAACTGAGTATCGGTGACAAAATCCCTGTGCCTGACAAGGTAGCGACAGCTGCTACTGCAAAGGAAACTGAGGCGGGAGCCGAGATATCGGCTCTTGTTAACTATGTGCAACCCGTGCATTTTAGCAGTTTTGAAAATGCTGAGA AGAAAAATCGCATGTACGAAATGTCTTCGTTTGACGAGAAACAAGCAACAACACTGTTGAAGGAGAGGCCATTGGAGTTCGTAAATTACAACAAACACCAGCTTTCCAGGGTTTATCCCGCCGGGACCAGATTCGATTCCAGCAACTTTATGCCTCAGGTGTTTTGGAACGCTGGCTGCCAGCTGGTTGCATTAAATTACCAAACTCTAG ATCTTGCCATGCAACTCAACTTGGGGATTTTCGAGTACAACCATCGTTGCGGATACCTCCTGAAACCAGAATTCATGAGACGAAAGGATCGGCGATTGGATCCCTTTGCTGAGTCAACTGTTGACGGTATAATAGCTGGAACTGTACACATACACGTGATTTCGGCACAATTTTTAACAGACAAGAGAGTTGGCACTTACGTTGAGGTCGATATGTACGGGCTACCAGCGGACACAGTGAGAAAGAAGTTCAGGACTAAAATCGTCCAGAATAACGGAATAAACCCGGTTTATGATGACCCGccattcattttcaaaaag GTTGTTCTGCCGGAACTCGCATCTCTCCGAATAGCTGCCTACGAGGACTCAGGTCGACTGATCGGACATAGAGTGCTGCCAGTCGTTGGTTTGTGTCCCGGATATAGACATGTCGCTTTGAGAACTGAATGTGGTCAACCACTGCCTTTGGCTAGCCTGTTTCTGCACGTAATCGTCAAGGATTACGTACCCGATGGACTTTGCGACTTTGCTGAAGCGTTAGCCAATCCGATTAAATACCAAAGTGAATTAGAGAAAAGGACTAATCAGCTGTCTGTCTTCACAGACGATGTCGATGAACTCACGGAAGGCGATTTGGAA GATGAGTTGTCGAAGGCAAAACGCTTGCAGTCCATCAGTGAATCAACTGGATCGTTGCCGATGTCTGGCAGTCCGCACGGCAGATCGTCCATAGTGGGGATCCTCAACTCTCCCGAAACTCAAGAACAAGACGAGAGCCCAAATGCTTCCACATTACAACCAGCGGAAAGTTCTGCGACGAAAAGTCCTGTAAATACAAGTAGTG TGAACGATGAGATAGTTGCCGATTCGTTCGAAAAGTTAATGGAGAACAAACTGATTAAGGATAAAAAGATGGAGTTGGATAAAAAACTGGAATCGTTGAGGAAAAAACACGAGAAG GAAAAGATGAGAATACAGTCGCAGAAAGGATCACTGGACGGTGAAAAGCACAGATCTAAATTTTACGTGAGCCAGATGTTGGTAAAGCGACTTTCGAGTAAAAACAT ATTCTCAAGCGAAGTTGGACTTAGCACCCAACTGCTCGCTGAAACCTCTGAATGTTCCGAGGCAGAGCAGCGCGACGGAGTTGAGGGAATTCCGCGAGGATTACCTAGAAGTCAAAGCGAGAGGCTGTTGGCAGTGTGCAAAGAGCATGTGCTGCAGGAGCGGGAACTTCAAGAGAAATATCATGAGAGTTTGTTTGCaacgcttgaaaaaattatgaaagttTCACAGTCAAATcagttgaaattattaaaagaGAATcgtcagagagagagagaagaggcATTGAAAAAACTCCAGGCTACTAGGCAGGATCAG GTGAAACAGCTCGCCAAGCTTCATAGAGACAAGGGTGAATTGGACAGAGTTAAACGTGAGCTGGCTAAGTCTACGGTTGAAAAAGGTGTCATCGAGTGTACTAAACTCAAAGAAATTTATGAGAAGAAACGAGTTGAACTTGAAAGACAGCATGAAGAGGTCAGACAGAGGCTAGAAGATGAAAAAGCGAAG gTAAAAGCAGCGCTGCAGGCCGAGTATAATAATCGTTACAGCAAGTTTGAAATTACTGAATTTACGTTATCTCCATCCGGCGGTAGCAGCATCCCAGAATCTCTGAGTGGAAACACTAACTAA
- the LOC124407782 gene encoding 1-phosphatidylinositol 4,5-bisphosphate phosphodiesterase classes I and II isoform X1: MAGTKSVANVVQIKPVEVSQQLQDGEKFVKWDEDSGVGTPVTLRVDKFGFYLHWVDQNNEMDMLDISTIRDTRTGKYAKIPKDPKLKSLVTMGSQDSLEEKTVTVCYGSDFVNVTFINFCTTRAEIARHWTDQLLKVAYNLTQLNTSSIMFLQKAHTKLSLTADKSGKVAIKNVIRMFAQNKEDRKRVEKALDISGMPSGKNDAISLQKFQFEDFFNFYKSLTQRTEVEKVFDEIVGNAKRRLMSAAQLVEFLNKTQRDPRLNEILYPYANTARAKDIINEYEPNKYNAGRGYLSFDGFLRYLMSEDNPIMAVSKFDLSDDMDQPLAHYFINSSHNTYLTGHQITGKSSVEIYRQCLLAGCRCVELDFWNGRFDEPMIVHGYTFVPEIYARDVIEAIAESAFKTSEYPVVLSFENHCNPRQQAKIAQYCREYFGDMLLDAPLESHKLEPGQELPPPSSLKRKIIIKNKKKHHHHHHHKKHHKKQQAHSQDSGEGSQEADDNGLVNNGAEGESGPPPDIIPQNEVVDGVVIGAAPTEQQVGNGDIPRAPLLQQRQGSKDSTQEDDDEDEESTTDEEESNVEDIKLSIGDKIPVPDKVATAATAKETEAGAEISALVNYVQPVHFSSFENAEKKNRMYEMSSFDEKQATTLLKERPLEFVNYNKHQLSRVYPAGTRFDSSNFMPQVFWNAGCQLVALNYQTLDLAMQLNLGIFEYNHRCGYLLKPEFMRRKDRRLDPFAESTVDGIIAGTVHIHVISAQFLTDKRVGTYVEVDMYGLPADTVRKKFRTKIVQNNGINPVYDDPPFIFKKVVLPELASLRIAAYEDSGRLIGHRVLPVVGLCPGYRHVALRTECGQPLPLASLFLHVIVKDYVPDGLCDFAEALANPIKYQSELEKRTNQLSVFTDDVDELTEGDLEDKDKFGTGASSSKSTDELSKAKRLQSISESTGSLPMSGSPHGRSSIVGILNSPETQEQDESPNASTLQPAESSATKSPVNTSSVNDEIVADSFEKLMENKLIKDKKMELDKKLESLRKKHEKEKMRIQSQKGSLDGEKHRSKFYVSQMLVKRLSSKNIFSSEVGLSTQLLAETSECSEAEQRDGVEGIPRGLPRSQSERLLAVCKEHVLQERELQEKYHESLFATLEKIMKVSQSNQLKLLKENRQREREEALKKLQATRQDQVKQLAKLHRDKGELDRVKRELAKSTVEKGVIECTKLKEIYEKKRVELERQHEEVRQRLEDEKAKVKAALQAEYNNRYSKFEITEFTLSPSGGSSIPESLSGNTN; the protein is encoded by the exons GATCCGAAATTGAAATCCCTTGTAACAATGGGCTCTCAAGATTCCCTTGAGGAGAAGACTGTAACGGTGTGTTACGGCTCTGACTTTGTCAACGTGacgtttatcaatttttgcacaaCACGAGCTGAAATCGCACGACATTGGACGGATCAGCTGTTGAAAGTTGCTTACAACTTGACACAACTTAACACGAGCTCAATAATGTTCTTACAAAAAGCGCACACTAAGCTTTCTTTAACAGCTGACAAGTCTGGAAAGGTTGCAATTAAAAA TGTGATAAGAATGTTCGCACAAAATAAAGAAGACCGCAAACGTGTTGAAAAAGCACTTGATATTTCCGGCATGCCTTCTGGCAAG aatgATGCAATATCTTTGCAGAAATTTCAGTTTGaagatttcttcaatttttataaatcccTCACTCAGCGTACCGAGGTAGAAAAAGTGTTTGATGAAATTGTGGGCAATGCGAAGCGCCGACTAATGTCAGCTGCACAGCTTGTAGAGTTTCTAAACAAAACTCAAAGGGATCCACGATTGAATGAGATTTTATATCCGTATGCAAATACAGCGCGGGCAAAGGATATTATCAACGAGTACGAACCAAACAAGTACAACGCAGGAAGAGGATACCTTAGTTTTGACGGTTTTCTCAGGTACTTAATGAGCGAGGATAATCCCATTATGGCTGTATCAAAATTTGATCTTTCCGACGACATGGATCAGCCACTAGCTCACTATTTCATCAATTCAAGCCACAACACTTACCTCACAG GACATCAAATAACTGGTAAAAGTTCAGTTGAGATCTATCGGCAGTGTTTGTTAGCTGGATGTCGTTGTGTGGAGTTGGATTTCTGGAACGGCAGATTTGATGAACCCATGATTGTTCACGG ATACACATTTGTGCCTGAAATATATGCACGGGACGTGATAGAGGCGATAGCTGAGAGTGCCTTCAAGACTTCAGAATATCCGGTCGTCCTCAGTTTTGAAAACCATTGCAATCCCAGACAGCAAGCAAAAATAGCACAGTATTGCAGAGAGTATTTTGGCGACATGCTGCTCGATGCTCCTCTTGAATCTCACAAG TTAGAACCTGGACAAGAACTTCCACCGCCGTCGTCGTTGAagcgtaaaataataataaagaacaaaaagaaacatcaccatcatcatcatcataagAAACATCACAAGAAGCAACAAGCACATTCGCAGGATTCCGGCGAGGGTTCGCAGGAAGCCGATGACAACGGACTTGTCAACAACGGAGCTGAGGGCGAGAGTGGACCACCGCCTGATATCATACCGCAAAACGAAGTTGTGGATGGAGTCGTCATCGGAGCCGCTCCAACTGAGCAGCAAGTTGGAAATGGAGACATTCCTCGCGCTCCTTTGCTCCAACAGAGGCAGGGAAGCAAGGACAGTACGCAAGAAGACGATG acgaggacgaggagtCCACCACTGACGAAGAAGAGTCAAACGTCGAAGATATAAAACTGAGTATCGGTGACAAAATCCCTGTGCCTGACAAGGTAGCGACAGCTGCTACTGCAAAGGAAACTGAGGCGGGAGCCGAGATATCGGCTCTTGTTAACTATGTGCAACCCGTGCATTTTAGCAGTTTTGAAAATGCTGAGA AGAAAAATCGCATGTACGAAATGTCTTCGTTTGACGAGAAACAAGCAACAACACTGTTGAAGGAGAGGCCATTGGAGTTCGTAAATTACAACAAACACCAGCTTTCCAGGGTTTATCCCGCCGGGACCAGATTCGATTCCAGCAACTTTATGCCTCAGGTGTTTTGGAACGCTGGCTGCCAGCTGGTTGCATTAAATTACCAAACTCTAG ATCTTGCCATGCAACTCAACTTGGGGATTTTCGAGTACAACCATCGTTGCGGATACCTCCTGAAACCAGAATTCATGAGACGAAAGGATCGGCGATTGGATCCCTTTGCTGAGTCAACTGTTGACGGTATAATAGCTGGAACTGTACACATACACGTGATTTCGGCACAATTTTTAACAGACAAGAGAGTTGGCACTTACGTTGAGGTCGATATGTACGGGCTACCAGCGGACACAGTGAGAAAGAAGTTCAGGACTAAAATCGTCCAGAATAACGGAATAAACCCGGTTTATGATGACCCGccattcattttcaaaaag GTTGTTCTGCCGGAACTCGCATCTCTCCGAATAGCTGCCTACGAGGACTCAGGTCGACTGATCGGACATAGAGTGCTGCCAGTCGTTGGTTTGTGTCCCGGATATAGACATGTCGCTTTGAGAACTGAATGTGGTCAACCACTGCCTTTGGCTAGCCTGTTTCTGCACGTAATCGTCAAGGATTACGTACCCGATGGACTTTGCGACTTTGCTGAAGCGTTAGCCAATCCGATTAAATACCAAAGTGAATTAGAGAAAAGGACTAATCAGCTGTCTGTCTTCACAGACGATGTCGATGAACTCACGGAAGGCGATTTGGAA GATAAGGATAAGTTTGGCACAGGGGCAAGTTCCTCAAAATCAACA GATGAGTTGTCGAAGGCAAAACGCTTGCAGTCCATCAGTGAATCAACTGGATCGTTGCCGATGTCTGGCAGTCCGCACGGCAGATCGTCCATAGTGGGGATCCTCAACTCTCCCGAAACTCAAGAACAAGACGAGAGCCCAAATGCTTCCACATTACAACCAGCGGAAAGTTCTGCGACGAAAAGTCCTGTAAATACAAGTAGTG TGAACGATGAGATAGTTGCCGATTCGTTCGAAAAGTTAATGGAGAACAAACTGATTAAGGATAAAAAGATGGAGTTGGATAAAAAACTGGAATCGTTGAGGAAAAAACACGAGAAG GAAAAGATGAGAATACAGTCGCAGAAAGGATCACTGGACGGTGAAAAGCACAGATCTAAATTTTACGTGAGCCAGATGTTGGTAAAGCGACTTTCGAGTAAAAACAT ATTCTCAAGCGAAGTTGGACTTAGCACCCAACTGCTCGCTGAAACCTCTGAATGTTCCGAGGCAGAGCAGCGCGACGGAGTTGAGGGAATTCCGCGAGGATTACCTAGAAGTCAAAGCGAGAGGCTGTTGGCAGTGTGCAAAGAGCATGTGCTGCAGGAGCGGGAACTTCAAGAGAAATATCATGAGAGTTTGTTTGCaacgcttgaaaaaattatgaaagttTCACAGTCAAATcagttgaaattattaaaagaGAATcgtcagagagagagagaagaggcATTGAAAAAACTCCAGGCTACTAGGCAGGATCAG GTGAAACAGCTCGCCAAGCTTCATAGAGACAAGGGTGAATTGGACAGAGTTAAACGTGAGCTGGCTAAGTCTACGGTTGAAAAAGGTGTCATCGAGTGTACTAAACTCAAAGAAATTTATGAGAAGAAACGAGTTGAACTTGAAAGACAGCATGAAGAGGTCAGACAGAGGCTAGAAGATGAAAAAGCGAAG gTAAAAGCAGCGCTGCAGGCCGAGTATAATAATCGTTACAGCAAGTTTGAAATTACTGAATTTACGTTATCTCCATCCGGCGGTAGCAGCATCCCAGAATCTCTGAGTGGAAACACTAACTAA